In Salvelinus namaycush isolate Seneca chromosome 15, SaNama_1.0, whole genome shotgun sequence, a genomic segment contains:
- the LOC120060397 gene encoding zinc finger protein 770-like isoform X2, giving the protein MNVNVNVNDPFLSIGPELAVKGADATPVGNTSHTQHQCLLCFKYFPCASKLQRHNLVHTGLRPFRCLACGKTFRQATHLNVHERTHNKWRPFRPASRQGNRMKVRRQQQHQFSKVCVQVPVASSMKTTELLHLNGVNDWRPFQDNFGDNNQAEAQQNNNIVNTSKQSIQNKLHKRNNSRAINKVICVKRKAHLCTICQKGFDTPSKLSRHFLIHTGIRPFKCSFCTKTFRQPCHLRSHEKQTHENRTCSDVQENSRFWDHETLASAQGKTLRCHSPTKSYKDMPQSYKDSSDHCSVTDEGLEHSSQTRDPSFVAKQDIPDDSMESGSRQSEDYWCTECHSHFLSPSELATHLNVHVQSNEIAGQTSLQQEMGGHMDVQTNRVIADADSHNVIQNERLDHYWCERDLQVHKCVSRNLIEFSQSSPYQCAICFKDFKTPSKLQRHYVTHTGERPF; this is encoded by the coding sequence atgaatgtaaatgtaaatgtaaatgaccCTTTCCTGAGTATAGGTCCTGAATTGGCTGTAAAAGGTGCTGATGCCACCCCTGTGGGGAATACAAGCCATACCCAACACCAGTGTTTGCTATGTTTCAAATATTTCCCATGTGCCTCTAAACTACAAAGACACAACCTTGTACACACTGGCTTGAGACCTTTCCGATGCCTGGCATGTGGAAAAACATTCAGACAGGCCACACACCTCAATGTCCACGAGCGAACTCACAACAAGTGGAGACCCTTCAGGCCTGCCTCTCGACAGGGAAATAGAATGAAAGTAAGAAGGCAGCAACAACATCAGTTCTCTAAAGTCTGTGTTCAAGTTCCTGTGGCGAGTTCTATGAAAACAACAGAGCTGTTACATTTGAATGGTGTGAATGACTGGAGACCATTCCAGGACAATTTTGGGGATAATAATCAAGCAGAGgcacaacagaacaacaacatagTCAACACTTCTAAACAATCCATACAAAACAAGTTGCACAAGCGCAACAACTCCAGGGCTATAAACAAAGTGATCTGTGTTAAAAGAAAAGCACACCTGTGCACAATTTGCCAGAAGGGCTTTGACACTCCAAGCAAACTATCCAGACACTTTCTCATACACACTGGCATAAGACCATTCAAATGCAGTTTCTGCACTAAAACTTTCAGACAGCCTTGCCACTTGAGAAGCCATGAAAAACAAACACATGAGAATAGAACATGTAGTGATGTCCAGGAAAACAGCAGGTTTTGGGACCATGAAACTCTTGCCTCTGCTCAAGGAAAGACACTGAGATGCCACAGTCCTACAAAGTCCTACAAAGACATGCCACAGTCCTACAAAGACAGTTCTGATCACTGCTCAGTCACTGATGAGGGGTTAGAACATTCTTCACAGACAAGAGACCCAAGCTTTGTGGCAAAACAAGACATACCAGATGATAGTATGGAATCTGGGAGTAGACAAAGTGAGGACTATTGGTGCACTGAGTGTCACAGTCACTTCTTGTCCCCATCTGAGCTTGCTACTCATCTAAATGTTCATGTCCAAAGCAATGAGATTGCAGGTCAGACTTCATTGCAACAGGAAATGGGGGGACACATGGATGTTCAAACCAATCGAGTCATAGCAGATGCAGACAGCCATAATGTTATCCAAAATGAGAGGCTTGATCATTACTGGTGTGAAAGGGATCTTCAGGTCCATAAATGTGTCTCAAGAAATCTAATTGAGTTTAGTCAGTCAAGCCCATATCAGTGTGCAATTTGCTTCAAGGATTTCAAGACTCCCTCCAAACTCCAGAGACATTATGTCacccacacaggagagaggccATTCTAG
- the LOC120060397 gene encoding zinc finger protein 770-like isoform X1, which produces MHQCSVCQKGFPSGSKLQRHYLIHTGQKPFICLVCGKAFRQSVHLKKHSETHTGNYCNWSPPTDSLPHPISVPTNLDPSLKKSGHYLTTDTPLLPTVSFQRDGTMQRTLLEMYTTATEIKPQPELIPPADNGCFISQQSTLPSGNYFTNVILQDNMIGSDGMENSAWYTDNVHTCTVCLMCFSSSHQLERHLPVHSHPKPFECSICGKAFRLRVHLKMHSQIHERRSTGFKTIPMLGSQQSSSRGRMRVNHECPTCSKTFCSPSKLKRHFLTHTGQKPFSCEDCGKTFRQVSHLKTHLYASHNISNSQSGHTKQKRIDARNKNKEMELQCEISVSAPQHLDKLEAKSPLPVKVEPNTSGTSHFQCSICSKTFRSSIRRRQHYMMHKEVRPFQCRVCGRAFHLSTHLKRHQFSHKNLDESQNTSQVDDHRDAVSKTEHAYQNSDKGMTTPGTNDLKVFELDITVKPEHWKLNFKVDKDFPVSTLQDSTATSYLETPVSGQTNSQCKKISQKTKNQPLNHQCLACLKSFPSPSKLQRHMLTHTGQRPFGCYTCGKRFRQPTHLRIHSRTHLWSRNGKQRYAQCSRPPSRRMTEYRGSPVGVQFQEKLPEKLNFDRNFHLNSPTKSQSGQGSAFTCGHNECNSKVPFQCSTSSLSKLRLPLQMPPETTLNQSGNLQLKNQAKPSAGKVHNDQ; this is translated from the coding sequence ATGCATCAGTGCTCTGTTTGTCAGAAGGGTTTCCCGAGTGGCTCTAAACTCCAGAGACACTATCTCATACACACAGGCCAGAAGCCATTTATCTGTTTGGTTTGTGGAAAAGCCTTTAGACAATCTGTACATTTAAAGAAGCACTCTGAGACTCACACAGGGAATTACTGCAATTGGAGTCCACCCACAGACAGTTTGCCACATCCCATATCAGTACCTACAAACCTTGATCCATCTCTTAAGAAATCAGGACATTATTTGACTACCGATACCCCACTGTTGCCTACAGTGTCTTTTCAAAGAGATGGGACCATGCAGAGGACATTACTAGAGATGTACACTACAGCCACAGAGATCAAACCGCAACCTGAACTAATCCCACCTGCTGATAATGGTTGCTTTATCAGCCAACAAAGCACTCTACCAAGTGGAAATTACTTCACAAATGTAATACTGCAAGATAACATGATCGGCTCTGATGGAATGGAGAACAGTGCGTGGTACACAGACAATGTCCACACATGTACAGTCTGCCTAATGTGTTTTAGTTCGTCTCACCAGCTAGAGAGGCACTTACCAGTTCACAGTCATCCAAAACCATTTGAGTGTAGCATTTGTGGGAAGGCCTTCAGACTAAGGGTACATTTGAAAATGCACTCTCAAATACATGAACGTAGATCTACTGGGTTTAAGACTATCCCCATGCTAGGGTCTCAGCAGAGCTCTTCCAGAGGTAGAATGAGGGTGAACCACGAATGTCCAACCTGTTCAAAAACGTTCTGTTCTCCATCCAAACTAAAGCGTCATTTTCTTACTCACACTGGCCAGAAGCCCTTTTCCTGTGAGGACTGCGGGAAAACATTCAGGCAGGTGTCACACCTGAAAACCCACCTATATGCCTCACATAATATATCAAATTCCCAAAGTGGGCATACCAAACAAAAACGAATAGATGCAAGAAACAAAAATAAAGAGATGGAGCTACAGTGTGAAATAAGTGTCAGTGCTCCACAGCACCTGGACAAGTTGGAAGCAAAGTCTCCTCTTCCTGTCAAAGTGGAGCCGAATACCAGTGGTACCAGTCACTTTCAGTGTAGCATTTGCTCGAAGACATTCAGAAGTTCAATTAGACGCAGGCAGCATTACATGATGCATAAAGAAGTAAGACCCTTTCAGTGCCGTGTCTGTGGCAGAGCCTTCCATCTTTCAACCCATTTAAAGAGGCACCAATTCAGCCATAAGAACTTAGATGAATCTCAGAACACAAGTCAGGTGGATGATCACAGGGATGCTGTGTCGAAGACAGAACATGCATACCAGAATTCAGACAAAGGGATGACTACTCCAGGGACTAATGATTTGAAAGTATTTGAGCTTGATATTACTGTTAAACCAGAGCACTGGAAGCTGAATTTCAAAGTTGATAAAGACTTTCCAGTTTCCACTCTGCAGGACTCAACTGCAACATCTTACCTGGAGACACCGGTATCTGGTCAAACCAACAGCCAGTGTAAGAAGATCAGCCAGAAAACAAAGAATCAGCCACTGAACCATCAATGTCTAGCATGCCTTAAAAGTTTCCCTTCTCCATCCAAACTGCAGCGGCATATGTTGACCCATACTGGTCAGAGACCGTTTGGGTGCTACACATGTGGGAAGAGGTTTCGCCAGCCAACACATTTAAGGATCCACTCCCGCACTCATCTGTGGTCCAGAAATGGCAAGCAAAGATATGCTCAGTGTTCTAGACCTCCATCACGTCGTATGACTGAGTACAGAGGGTCTCCAGTGGGTGTCCAATTTCAGGAAAAGCTTCCCGAAAAGCTCAATTTTGATAGGAACTTTCACCTTAACTCCCCTACAAAGAGTCAGTCAGGTCAAGGCAGTGCTTTTACATGTGGACACAATGAATGCAATAGTAAAGTGCCGTTTCAGTGTTCAACATCCTCGCTATCCAAGCTTCGGCTCCCTCTCCAAATGCCACCAGAAACAACACTGAATCAAAGTGGCAACTTACAATTGAAAAATCAGGCAAAACCTTCAGCAGGAAAAGTTCACAATGACCaatga